In Amia ocellicauda isolate fAmiCal2 chromosome 7, fAmiCal2.hap1, whole genome shotgun sequence, one genomic interval encodes:
- the rps11 gene encoding small ribosomal subunit protein uS17 gives MADTQTERAYQKQPTIFQNKKRTLLGDGAKEKLPRYYRSVGLGFKTPREAIEGSYIDKKCPFTGNVSIRGRILSGVVTKMKMQRTIVIRRDYLHYIRKYNRFEKRHKNMSVHLSPAFRDVQVGDIVTVGECRPLSKTVRFNVLKVTKAAGAKKQFQKF, from the exons ATGGCGGACACGCAG ACTGAGAGGGCATACCAGAAGCAGCCCACCATCTTCCAGAACAAGAAGCGCACTCTGCTTGGGGATGGAGCTAAGGAGAAGCTGCCCAGATACTACAGGAGTGTGGGGCTGGGCTTCAAGACTCCTAGAGAG GCCATAGAGGGCAGTTACATTGACAAGAAGTGCCCCTTCACCGGCAATGTATCTATCCGTGGACGCATCCTGTCTG GAGTGGTGACGAAGATGAAGATGCAGAGGACCATAGTGATCCGCAGGGATTATCTGCACTACATCCGCAAATACAACCGCTTTGAGAAGAGGCACAAGAACATGTCTGTGCACCTGTCCCCAGCCTTCAG GGACGTGCAGGTGGGTGACATTGTCACCGTGGGAGAATGTCGGCCCCTCAGTAAGACCGTGCGCTTCAATGTGCTTAAGGTCACCAAGGCAGCTGGGGCTAAGAAACAGTTCCAGAAGTTCTAG
- the LOC136752983 gene encoding apoptosis regulator BAX isoform X2, whose protein sequence is MAAPNGGGEPGNSNDRIIETGAALLKDFIYDRVSRHSELQLSYSQLDGAELCDPAHKQLAQCLQRIGDELDNNAELQQMINNSAVKPSKEVFIQVACQIFSDGKFNWGRVVALFYFACRLVIKALVTNVPDFIRTIISWTVDYLREHLLSWIREQGGWEGIRSYFGTPAWQAAGVFLAGVLTTVIVIKKM, encoded by the exons ATGGCGGCGCCGAATGGGGGAGGCGAGCCGG GGAACTCCAACGATCGTATCATAGAGACAGGAGCAGCTCTACTGAAAGA TTTTATCTATGACCGAGTATCCCGTCACTCCGAGCTGCAGCTCTCATACTCCCAGCTGGATGGAGCTGAGCTGTGTGACCCTGCCCATAAGCAGCTGGCGCAGTGCCTACAGCGAATTGGAGATGAGTTGGACAACAACGCTGAGTTGcaaca GATGATTAATAACTCTGCCGTTAAGCCCAGTAAGGAGGTGTTCATCCAGGTCGCCTGTCAGATCTTCTCTGATGGCAAATTCAACTGGGGCCGAGTGGTAGCTCTCTTCTACTTCGCCTGTCGCCTGGTCATTAAG gctCTGGTGACAAATGTCCCTGATTTCATTCGCACCATTATCAGCTGGACAGTGGATTACCTGAGGGAGCATCTACTGTCCTGGATCAGGGAGCAGGGCGGCTgg GAAGGTATCCGGTCATATTTCGGGACGCCCGCCTGGCAGGCAGCCGGAGTTTTCCTGGCCGGAGTACTGACAACTGTGATTGTTATAAAAAAgatgtga
- the snrnp70 gene encoding U1 small nuclear ribonucleoprotein 70 kDa codes for MTQFLPPNLLALFAPRDPIPYLPPLEKLPHEKHHNQPYCGIAPFIRHFEDPRDAPPPTRAETRDERLERKRREKIERRQTVVEAELKMWDPHNDPNAQGDAFKTLFVARVNYDTTESKLRREFEVYGPIKRIYIVYNKRTGKPRGYAFIEYEHERDMHSAYKHADGKKIDGRRVLVDVERGRTVKGWRPRRLGGGLGGTRRGGADVNIKHSGRDDTSRYDERSVGSERERDRGERRTERSREREREKDRGERRRSRSRERRRRSRSRERGERERGERGGAGGGLGGGVGAGAGAGIVGVGEESGGGGSSRRRERERDRGGAGAAAAAAGGGGGGGGGGGGAGAGGGGGSGGADSRSRERSRDRERKRRSRSRDRKRERERGKEDGGEGGMGGGGGMDGMGGGGGGEFQDELNSGDLSARDEGSVEGGGEERGRERGERDRDRDRERDRDRRRSHREKDRERERERRRGGGGGGGGERDREREREHKRDRGERERGERREDRQQQQQQSLLLPASAASSSSLLLPPLLLQDGGSLSGDGPPQEDSQDGLMDQESLQSGEGYLSNENGYKMEPPMEGY; via the exons ATGACTCAATTTCTGCCCCCCAACCTGCTGGCCCTTTTTGCCCCGCGGGACCCCATCCCCTACCTGCCCCCCCTGGAGAAACTGCCCCATGAGAAACACCACAACCAGCCCTACTGCGGCATTGCGCCCTTCATCAGACACTTTGAG GACCCCAGAGATGCCCCGCCGCCCACCAGAGCAGAGACCAGAGATGAGAGGCTGGAGAGGAAG AGACGTGAGAAGATTGAGAGGAGGCAGACTGTGGTGGAAGCTGAGCTGAAAATGT GGGATCCCCACAATGACCCCAATGCTCAGGGTGATGCCTTCAAGACTCTCTTTGTGGCCAGAGTG aacTATGACACCACAGAGTCGAAGCTGCGGAGGGAGTTTGAGGTTTACGGGCCCATCAAACGG ATCTACATCGTGTACAACAAGAGGACTGGGAAGCCTAGGGGCTACGCCTTCATAGAGTATGAGCACgagagagacatgcact CTGCCTATAAACATGCGGATGGTAAGAAGATCGATGGGCGCAGAGTGCTGGTGGATGTGGAGAGAGGGCGCACTGTGAAGGGGTGGCGCCCCCGCAGGCTGG gggggggtctggggggtacgaggagggggggtgctgacgtCAACATCAAACACTCGGGCCGTGATGACACCTCCCGCTACGATGAGCGCTCGGTGGGGAG TGAGCGTGAGCGAGACCGGGGGGAGCGACGGACAGAGcgcagcagggagagagagcgagagaaggaccgaggggagaggaggaggtcCCGATCTcgggagaggaggagaaggtCCCGCTCCAGAGAgaggggcgagagagagaggggcgagAGAGGAGGGGCAGGTGGAGGGCTGGGAGGGGGTGTTGGAGCTGGAGCAGGAGCAGGAATTGTGGGAGTCGGGGAGGAGAGTGGAGGAGGCGGGAGCAGCCGTcgaagagagagggagcgagataggggaggagcaggagcagcagcagcagcagcaggaggaggaggaggaggaggaggaggtgggggaggagcaggagcaggtggtggtggtggcagcgGAGGAGCGGACAGCAGGAGCAGAGAGAGGAGCAGAGAccgggagaggaagaggaggagccgCAGCCGGgacaggaagagggagagggagagggggaaggagGATGGGGGAGAAGGAGGAATGGGTGGAGGAGGGGGGATGGATGggatgggaggaggaggaggcggcgaGTTTCAGGATGAGCTCAACTCGGGGGATCTCTCTGCCAGGGATGAAGGCAGCGTGGAGGGGGGAGGagaggaaagagggagggagaggggggaaagGGACCGGGATCGTGACCGAGAGCGGGACAGAGACAGGCGCCGCAGCCACCGGGAGAAGGACCGAGAGAGGGAGCGGGAAAGGAggcgaggaggtggaggaggaggagggggggagagggacagagagagggagcgtgAGCACAAGAGAGATagaggagaaagggagagaggggagcgGAGGGAGGaccggcagcagcagcagcagcagagcctCCTCCTCCCTGCCAGTGCcgcttcctcctcctctctcctcctccctcccttgcTCCTGCAGGACGGGGGGAGCCTGAGTGGTGACGGCCCCCCTCAGGAGGACAGCCAGGATGGCCTGATGGACCAGGAGTCCCTACAGTCGGGGGAGGGGTACCTGTCCAATGAGAATGGGTATAAGATGGAGCCCCCCATGGAAGGGTACTGA
- the LOC136752983 gene encoding apoptosis regulator BAX isoform X1, whose protein sequence is MGGTNRKDRQWYRKKEMTGNSNDRIIETGAALLKDFIYDRVSRHSELQLSYSQLDGAELCDPAHKQLAQCLQRIGDELDNNAELQQMINNSAVKPSKEVFIQVACQIFSDGKFNWGRVVALFYFACRLVIKALVTNVPDFIRTIISWTVDYLREHLLSWIREQGGWEGIRSYFGTPAWQAAGVFLAGVLTTVIVIKKM, encoded by the exons ATGGGAGGGACAAACAGAAAAGACAGACAGTGGTACAGGAAGAAGGAAATGACAG GGAACTCCAACGATCGTATCATAGAGACAGGAGCAGCTCTACTGAAAGA TTTTATCTATGACCGAGTATCCCGTCACTCCGAGCTGCAGCTCTCATACTCCCAGCTGGATGGAGCTGAGCTGTGTGACCCTGCCCATAAGCAGCTGGCGCAGTGCCTACAGCGAATTGGAGATGAGTTGGACAACAACGCTGAGTTGcaaca GATGATTAATAACTCTGCCGTTAAGCCCAGTAAGGAGGTGTTCATCCAGGTCGCCTGTCAGATCTTCTCTGATGGCAAATTCAACTGGGGCCGAGTGGTAGCTCTCTTCTACTTCGCCTGTCGCCTGGTCATTAAG gctCTGGTGACAAATGTCCCTGATTTCATTCGCACCATTATCAGCTGGACAGTGGATTACCTGAGGGAGCATCTACTGTCCTGGATCAGGGAGCAGGGCGGCTgg GAAGGTATCCGGTCATATTTCGGGACGCCCGCCTGGCAGGCAGCCGGAGTTTTCCTGGCCGGAGTACTGACAACTGTGATTGTTATAAAAAAgatgtga